The Mesotoga infera genome contains a region encoding:
- a CDS encoding enterochelin esterase-like enzyme: protein MVKKSILTLLVILFVGITALSLTFEVTINQDALDTVASLGLETPINGRVFVIVSKDSSRQPVDQTDVRGVPFWGKDVFEMSSESVVTISEEDMAVVGYPIELSDLPAGEYFIQALVNVYTTFNRADGHTVLMHDDTGDGQWFWESVGNATSKTKKVYLDPANPGTVELAITEVIMPDYELEPGMVLQQGNYTDSEWVKFIKIKSEAASEFWGKDMYIGANVLLPEGYYDNPDVFYPVIYYQGHFPGGSAPVGFRVNNDVYKFWTEDGNARFIAVSIRDATPYYDTAYSVDSVNSGPYGTAITEELIPYLESQFRMIPEKWARILAGGSTGGWEALAMKVFYPDFFGRTYVWYPDGVDFNYYQLINIYNDDNAYYSDFGWVETERPSARDTHGNIRFTVKQENYFEMAAGPSNRSGGQWSVWESTYSPLGADGFPQPIWDQVTGEINKDVAEYWKENFDLNYILQENWEEIGPKIAGDVHVAVGDMDNYYLNEAVYLLKDAMEKMENPVSDMTFDFGPNQGHGWKGWSPTNPEKALALQEWLAQLSEYMIENAPEEVEKNWIY, encoded by the coding sequence ATGGTTAAAAAGAGTATTTTGACTCTTCTTGTAATCCTTTTCGTAGGAATCACAGCCCTTTCATTGACATTCGAGGTGACAATTAACCAGGATGCACTGGATACAGTAGCCTCGCTTGGCCTTGAGACACCAATCAACGGACGGGTCTTCGTCATTGTCAGCAAGGATTCTTCGAGACAACCAGTAGACCAGACAGATGTTAGGGGTGTTCCTTTCTGGGGAAAAGATGTATTTGAAATGTCCTCAGAATCCGTAGTCACGATTTCTGAGGAAGATATGGCAGTAGTCGGGTACCCGATTGAACTGTCTGATCTTCCCGCGGGAGAGTATTTCATTCAGGCTCTGGTTAATGTCTACACTACGTTCAACAGAGCCGACGGTCACACCGTATTGATGCATGACGATACGGGTGACGGTCAGTGGTTCTGGGAATCGGTTGGTAATGCGACAAGCAAGACAAAGAAAGTGTATCTTGACCCTGCCAATCCCGGAACAGTCGAACTTGCGATCACTGAAGTAATTATGCCCGACTATGAGCTTGAGCCAGGCATGGTTCTCCAGCAAGGCAACTACACTGACAGTGAGTGGGTGAAGTTCATAAAGATCAAGAGTGAAGCCGCATCGGAATTTTGGGGCAAGGACATGTACATAGGAGCTAACGTTCTTCTGCCCGAAGGTTATTACGACAATCCCGATGTCTTCTATCCAGTGATTTATTATCAGGGCCATTTCCCAGGAGGATCCGCTCCGGTAGGTTTCAGAGTGAACAACGATGTTTACAAGTTCTGGACCGAAGACGGAAATGCGAGATTCATCGCCGTATCTATCCGGGATGCGACACCTTACTATGATACTGCATATTCAGTTGACTCCGTCAATTCAGGTCCTTATGGAACTGCAATCACTGAAGAGCTGATCCCTTATCTGGAAAGCCAGTTCAGAATGATTCCAGAGAAATGGGCGAGAATTCTGGCAGGTGGATCGACTGGTGGATGGGAGGCCCTGGCTATGAAGGTCTTCTACCCTGACTTCTTCGGAAGAACTTACGTCTGGTATCCCGATGGAGTAGATTTCAACTATTACCAGCTAATCAATATCTATAATGATGACAATGCGTACTACTCCGATTTTGGCTGGGTTGAGACTGAAAGGCCAAGCGCGAGAGATACCCACGGAAACATCAGATTCACCGTGAAGCAGGAGAACTACTTCGAAATGGCTGCTGGACCGAGCAACAGATCTGGCGGGCAGTGGTCAGTTTGGGAATCTACATACAGTCCTTTGGGAGCCGACGGATTCCCTCAGCCAATATGGGATCAGGTTACCGGTGAAATCAACAAGGATGTTGCCGAATACTGGAAAGAGAACTTCGATCTAAACTACATTCTTCAGGAAAACTGGGAAGAGATAGGTCCCAAGATAGCCGGTGATGTGCATGTTGCAGTTGGTGACATGGACAACTATTACCTCAATGAGGCAGTCTATCTCCTGAAAGACGCTATGGAGAAGATGGAAAACCCAGTCTCCGATATGACGTTCGACTTCGGTCCAAATCAGGGTCATGGCTGGAAGGGATGGAGCCCGACCAATCCAGAAAAAGCACTTGCTCTCCAGGAATGGCTTGCGCAGCTTTCAGAATACATGATAGAGAATGCTCCGGAGGAAGTGGAAAAGAACTGGATATACTAG
- a CDS encoding response regulator transcription factor, with amino-acid sequence MLELTGGVTLRFLYLGGVFLRILIVEDEATISAFLSKGLKEEGFFVDAAKDGNEAIMLASSNQYDVILLDILLPGKNGYEVCSELRADGDYTPVLMLTALDSVDERVKGLNTGADDYLVKPFAFKELLARINALLRRPRETFERVLRVSDLSIDTVSHTVRRGDVEIELSPKEYRLLEYLARNAHQVLSRTQIAESVWDQDFFSDSNIVDVYIRYLRRK; translated from the coding sequence ATGCTAGAATTGACCGGAGGGGTGACCCTCCGGTTTCTCTATCTTGGAGGTGTCTTTCTGAGAATTCTGATAGTTGAAGATGAAGCTACGATATCTGCTTTTCTTAGTAAGGGTTTGAAAGAAGAGGGATTTTTCGTCGACGCAGCGAAGGATGGAAATGAAGCGATTATGCTCGCTTCATCTAATCAGTACGATGTGATTCTACTGGATATCCTTCTCCCCGGTAAGAACGGCTATGAAGTCTGCAGTGAACTTAGAGCGGACGGCGACTACACTCCTGTTCTGATGCTGACTGCTCTTGATTCTGTAGATGAGAGAGTTAAGGGACTCAATACCGGGGCCGACGACTATCTTGTGAAACCCTTTGCTTTCAAGGAGTTGCTTGCAAGAATAAACGCACTTCTCAGGAGACCGCGCGAGACTTTCGAACGCGTTTTGAGAGTCAGTGATCTTTCAATTGATACGGTTTCTCATACCGTCAGGAGAGGCGATGTCGAGATAGAACTCTCTCCAAAGGAATACCGACTTCTGGAATATCTGGCCAGAAACGCTCACCAGGTACTGAGCCGAACGCAAATCGCGGAAAGTGTATGGGATCAGGACTTCTTCAGCGACTCAAATATCGTCGATGTCTATATAAGATATTTGAGAAGGAAGAT